Proteins from one Fragaria vesca subsp. vesca linkage group LG6, FraVesHawaii_1.0, whole genome shotgun sequence genomic window:
- the LOC101310248 gene encoding UDP-glycosyltransferase 82A1-like: protein MGNMKCMKRRSNTIILVPYPAQGHVTPMLKLASAFLHRGFNPVLVTPDYIHRQIVPKLESNEIECMPIPEGLDKDTPRDFFAIEKAMENNMPVHLEKLVHQLQQDGGVVVCIVIDLLASWAIEVANRCRVPAAGFWPAMLATYRLIGAIPEMVRTGLITDAGFPKQLGGTCCLPNQPMLSSEELPWLIGTPAARKARFRFWTRTLERSESLQWLLVNSFPNEHCLDDKQSQHQQFDLNQTKIQPQLQAFPIGPLSKLTATKNPSFWEEDTTCLSWLDKQQPNTVIYISFGSWVNPIGEAKVKSLALALEALGKPFIWVLGSSWREGLPVGYLEKVSRTGKVVSWAPQMEVLKHKAVGCYLTHCGWNSTMEAIQCQKRLLCYPVAGDQFVNCGYIVDLWRIGVRLGGFGEKDVEEGLKKVMEEDEMGNRLRKLSERTTGEEASSRAVSNLTAFIDQLKMFTVGYSNGVYGYDL from the exons ATGGGAAACATGAAGTGCATGAAGAGGAGGTCCAACACCATCATCTTGGTTCCATATCCAGCACAGGGACATGTTACTCCCATGCTCAAGTTAGCCTCCGCCTTCCTCCACCGCGGCTTTAATCCGGTGCTGGTCACACCGGACTACATTCACCGCCAGATTGTCCCCAAGCTCGAATCCAATGAAATTGAGTGCATGCCAATCCCGGAAGGGTTGGACAAGGACACCCCGAGGGACTTCTTCGCCATCGAGAAGGCCATGGAGAACAACATGCCTGTTCATCTAGAGAAGCTTGTTCATCAGCTTCAACAAGATGGAGGAGTAGTCGTGTGCATAGTCATTGATTTGCTTGCGTCGTGGGCTATAGAAGTAGCCAACCGATGCCGGGTTCCAGCGGCCGGATTCTGGCCGGCCATGCTGGCGACGTACCGGCTGATCGGAGCCATTCCGGAGATGGTCAGGACAGGTCTCATCACTGATGCAG GGTTTCCAAAGCAATTAGGTGGTACATGCTGCTTACCTAATCAACCCATGCTATCAAGTGAAGAGCTTCCATGGTTGATAGGCACTCCAGCAGCAAGAAAAGCAAGATTCAGATTTTGGACTAGAACCCTAGAGAGATCAGAATCCCTCCAATGGCTCCTTGTCAATTCATTCCCAAATGAACATTGCTTGGACGATAAGCAATCACAACATCAACAATTTGATCTGAATCAAACCAAAATCCAACCTCAATTGCAAGCTTTCCCTATTGGTCCCTTGAGCAAGCTCACAGCCACCAAGAACCCTAGCTTTTGGGAAGAAGACACAACCTGCTTAAGCTGGCTTGACAAGCAGCAACCCAACACTGTGATTTACATCTCCTTTGGGAGTTGGGTTAATCCCATTGGAGAAGCTAAGGTTAAAAGCTTGGCATTGGCACTTGAAGCCTTGGGGAAGCCATTCATTTGGGTATTGGGGTCTTCATGGCGTGAGGGATTACCAGTTGGGTACTTAGAAAAGGTATCAAGGACAGGCAAAGTTGTGTCTTGGGCACCACAAATGGAGGTCTTGAAGCACAAAGCAGTTGGGTGTTATTTGACACATTGTGGGTGGAATTCAACAATGGAGGCCATTCAGTGCCAAAAGAGACTCTTGTGCTATCCTGTGGCTGGTGACCAGTTTGTGAATTGTGGCTACATTGTAGATTTGTGGAGAATTGGGGTGAGATTGGGTGGGTTTGGGGAGAAGGATGTTGAGGAAGGATTGAAGAAGGTGATGGAGGAGGATGAGATGGGGAATAGGTTGAGGAAGTTGAGTGAGAGAACTACGGGAGAGGAGGCTAGTTCTAGAGCTGTGTCTAATCTCACGGCCTTCATTGATCAACTTAAGATGTTCACAGTTGGATATTCTAATGGTGTTTATGGCTATGATCTGTAG